A single genomic interval of Stenotrophomonas sp. ZAC14D1_NAIMI4_1 harbors:
- the lptB gene encoding LPS export ABC transporter ATP-binding protein — translation MLVAKGLRKKYKQREVVKDFGLTLDAGEVVGLLGPNGAGKTTCFYMIVGLVEADAGSIVLDGQDITGDPMYTRAKQGVGYLPQEPSVFRKLTVADNLRLVLELRDDLDAAGRERELNSLLDELQLGHVSEQLGASLSGGERRRCEIARALAAKPRLILLDEPFAGVDPISVGEIQRIVTHLKQRGIGVLITDHNVRETLGICDRAYILAEGTVLAQGSPEAILDNADVRRVYLGDSFKL, via the coding sequence ATGCTTGTCGCCAAGGGCCTGCGCAAGAAGTACAAGCAGCGCGAAGTCGTCAAGGACTTCGGGCTGACCCTCGATGCCGGCGAAGTGGTCGGCCTGCTCGGCCCCAACGGCGCCGGCAAGACCACCTGCTTCTACATGATCGTGGGCCTGGTGGAGGCCGATGCCGGCAGCATCGTGCTCGACGGCCAGGACATCACCGGCGACCCGATGTATACGCGCGCCAAGCAGGGCGTGGGCTACCTGCCGCAGGAACCGTCGGTGTTCCGCAAGCTGACCGTGGCCGACAACCTGCGCCTGGTGCTGGAACTGCGCGACGACCTGGATGCGGCCGGCCGCGAGCGCGAACTCAACAGCCTGCTGGACGAACTGCAGCTGGGCCACGTGTCCGAGCAGCTCGGTGCCAGCCTGTCCGGTGGTGAACGCCGCCGCTGCGAGATCGCCCGCGCACTGGCCGCCAAGCCGCGCCTGATCCTGCTGGACGAACCCTTCGCCGGCGTCGATCCGATCTCGGTCGGCGAGATCCAGCGCATCGTCACCCACCTCAAGCAGCGCGGCATCGGTGTGCTCATCACCGACCACAACGTGCGCGAAACCTTGGGAATCTGCGACCGCGCGTATATCCTCGCTGAGGGCACCGTACTGGCCCAGGGCTCGCCGGAAGCGATCCTGGACAACGCCGACGTCCGTCGCGTCTACCTTGGAGACTCCTTCAAGCTGTGA
- the purN gene encoding phosphoribosylglycinamide formyltransferase, with amino-acid sequence MTARIAVLASGRGSNLQAILDAIAAGRLPAEVVGVFSDRPDAAALQRVGPGQRWAHAPKTFSDRAAYEQALGDAVHAVAPDWIVCAGYMRILGADFVQRFNGRLVNIHPSLLPLHKGLHTHARALDAGDAEHGASVHLVVPELDAGTVLAQVRVPVLPGDDATRLADRVLAVEHPLLIATLQLLCDGRLAEREGRPTLDGHPLFSPLALDSAGNLNR; translated from the coding sequence ATGACCGCCCGTATCGCCGTACTGGCTTCCGGCCGTGGCAGCAACCTGCAGGCCATCCTCGATGCGATCGCGGCCGGCCGCCTGCCGGCCGAGGTGGTGGGCGTGTTCTCCGACCGCCCCGATGCGGCCGCGCTGCAGCGGGTCGGGCCCGGACAGCGCTGGGCGCACGCGCCGAAGACCTTCAGCGACCGCGCTGCCTACGAACAGGCACTCGGCGATGCCGTCCACGCCGTGGCCCCGGACTGGATCGTCTGCGCGGGCTACATGCGCATCCTCGGTGCCGACTTCGTGCAGCGCTTCAACGGCCGCCTGGTCAACATCCATCCGTCGCTGCTGCCGCTGCACAAGGGCCTGCACACCCACGCCCGCGCCCTGGATGCCGGCGACGCCGAGCATGGGGCCAGCGTGCATCTGGTGGTGCCGGAGCTGGATGCCGGCACCGTGCTGGCCCAGGTGCGCGTCCCGGTGCTGCCCGGCGATGACGCAACCCGCCTGGCCGATCGCGTGCTGGCGGTCGAGCATCCCCTGCTGATCGCCACCCTGCAGCTGCTGTGCGATGGCCGCCTGGCTGAACGGGAGGGCCGGCCGACACTCGACGGTCACCCCCTGTTTAGCCCATTGGCTCTAGATTCCGCCGGGAACCTGAACCGGTAA
- a CDS encoding PTS sugar transporter subunit IIA, which translates to MPLTDLLAAVQTQLCTATDRDSVLQAAAGLLACRQANAEQIYLNLCQREALGSTAIGCGIAIPHGRAPALDRPRGALLRLQTPVDFGGDEPVDLVFAMAVPAHYTHQHLMLLSELAELFSTPSIRDALRAAGDARALREALDLPPSASAA; encoded by the coding sequence ATGCCCCTGACTGACCTCCTGGCGGCCGTGCAGACCCAGCTCTGCACGGCCACCGACCGCGACAGCGTCCTGCAGGCCGCCGCCGGGTTGCTGGCCTGCCGCCAGGCCAACGCCGAACAGATCTACCTCAACCTGTGCCAGCGCGAAGCCCTGGGCAGCACGGCGATCGGTTGCGGCATCGCCATTCCCCATGGCCGGGCCCCTGCCCTGGACCGTCCCCGCGGCGCCCTGCTGCGGTTGCAGACCCCGGTCGATTTCGGCGGCGATGAACCGGTGGACCTGGTGTTCGCCATGGCCGTCCCCGCCCACTACACCCACCAGCACCTGATGCTGCTGTCGGAACTGGCCGAGCTGTTCTCGACGCCCTCGATCCGCGACGCCCTGCGCGCGGCGGGCGATGCGCGGGCACTGCGCGAGGCCCTGGACCTTCCCCCATCGGCGAGCGCCGCATGA
- a CDS encoding HAD hydrolase family protein, which yields MPWSPLPAFPAHLHATAARIRLACFDVDGTLTDGRLYYDKDGNESKAYFVQDGLGLKLLQQHGIHPVLITARNSQSALRRGADLGIDTQIAVGDKLASVQALCAQHGIGLDQVAFMGDDLPDLAPLGAVGLAVAPANAHPWIAERVHWTTRSDGGRGAARELCDVLLAAQGHIDAVLARFGA from the coding sequence ATGCCCTGGTCCCCCCTGCCCGCCTTCCCCGCCCACCTGCATGCCACCGCGGCCCGTATCCGCCTGGCCTGCTTCGACGTGGACGGCACCCTCACCGACGGTCGGCTGTACTACGACAAGGACGGCAACGAGAGCAAGGCGTACTTCGTGCAGGATGGTCTGGGCCTGAAACTGCTGCAGCAGCACGGTATCCACCCCGTGCTCATCACCGCGCGCAACAGCCAGTCCGCGCTGCGGCGCGGCGCCGACCTGGGCATCGACACCCAGATCGCGGTGGGCGACAAGCTGGCCAGCGTGCAGGCACTGTGTGCCCAGCACGGCATCGGCCTGGACCAGGTGGCGTTCATGGGCGACGACCTGCCCGACCTGGCGCCGCTGGGCGCGGTCGGCCTGGCCGTGGCCCCGGCCAACGCGCACCCGTGGATCGCCGAACGCGTGCACTGGACCACCCGCAGCGACGGCGGTCGTGGCGCCGCCCGCGAACTGTGCGACGTGCTGCTGGCCGCGCAGGGGCATATCGATGCGGTGCTGGCGAGGTTCGGCGCATGA
- a CDS encoding DUF3108 domain-containing protein, with translation MTTLTRPLTWIAAAALSVASLPAMALQPFKADYLASYMGMQANGTMTLASEGTGKWRYNLQVKNQLADLSQSTVFEEVRGQLRPLSSQDRSALLVKKRNVQANYNWTSNQATWTGDIKPDRAGPVALKAGDMDALLINLAIARDLAAGKPLTYRMVDEGRIKNMTYKVVGKEAVTVGGKSYQATKVSRVDGDKEQIAWIVPEFPVPTRILQREGGRDALDLTIKALN, from the coding sequence ATGACGACCCTGACCCGCCCGCTGACCTGGATCGCCGCTGCCGCACTGTCGGTGGCCAGCCTGCCGGCCATGGCCCTGCAGCCGTTCAAGGCCGATTACCTGGCCAGCTACATGGGCATGCAGGCCAACGGCACCATGACCCTGGCCAGCGAAGGCACCGGCAAGTGGCGCTACAACCTGCAGGTGAAGAACCAGCTGGCCGACCTCAGCCAGAGCACCGTGTTCGAGGAAGTGCGTGGCCAGTTGCGCCCGCTCAGCAGCCAGGACCGCTCGGCGCTGCTGGTGAAGAAGCGCAACGTGCAGGCCAACTACAACTGGACCAGCAACCAGGCCACCTGGACCGGCGACATCAAGCCGGACCGCGCCGGCCCGGTCGCGCTGAAGGCCGGTGACATGGATGCGCTGCTGATCAACCTGGCCATCGCCCGCGACCTGGCCGCCGGCAAGCCGCTGACCTACCGCATGGTCGACGAAGGCCGCATCAAGAACATGACCTACAAGGTCGTGGGCAAGGAAGCGGTGACCGTGGGCGGCAAGAGCTACCAGGCCACCAAGGTGTCGCGCGTGGATGGCGACAAGGAGCAGATCGCCTGGATCGTGCCCGAGTTCCCGGTGCCGACCCGCATCCTGCAGCGCGAAGGCGGCCGCGATGCGCTGGACCTGACCATCAAGGCGCTGAACTGA
- the lptC gene encoding LPS export ABC transporter periplasmic protein LptC, producing the protein MNAPSLNWRTVLGIGLLLAALLSSWAALRNRDKGPAQTGQDVGVDYILHDFQIVALDEQGKESTTLRAPLLERQRGDQTINITTPLFEMPDKDGQHWTLRAQTGWLSAKGDQMKLSGDVSGDSPAAPGVVPTTFRTDHLDVFPKESRARTDARVTMTRPGMEQSGVGFEVDSKNNTYHFLSQSKGRYTPQR; encoded by the coding sequence ATGAATGCTCCGTCGCTGAACTGGCGCACCGTGCTCGGCATCGGCCTGCTGCTGGCGGCCCTGCTGAGCAGCTGGGCCGCCCTGCGCAACCGCGACAAGGGGCCGGCGCAGACCGGCCAGGACGTAGGCGTGGATTACATCCTGCACGACTTCCAGATCGTGGCGCTGGACGAACAGGGCAAGGAATCGACCACCCTGCGCGCACCGCTGCTGGAGCGCCAGCGCGGCGACCAGACGATCAACATCACCACCCCGCTGTTCGAGATGCCCGACAAGGACGGCCAGCACTGGACCCTGCGCGCGCAGACCGGCTGGCTCAGCGCCAAGGGCGACCAGATGAAGCTGAGTGGCGACGTTTCCGGCGACAGCCCGGCCGCCCCCGGCGTGGTGCCCACCACTTTCCGCACCGACCACCTGGACGTGTTCCCGAAGGAAAGCCGCGCCCGTACCGATGCCCGGGTCACCATGACCCGACCGGGCATGGAACAGTCCGGCGTCGGGTTCGAGGTGGATTCGAAGAACAACACGTATCATTTCCTCAGCCAGTCCAAGGGCCGCTACACGCCCCAACGCTGA
- a CDS encoding KpsF/GutQ family sugar-phosphate isomerase, which produces MAESSLPPRSVDPAALVASGRRVFEIEQQALQAVASGLGEAFQQACQAILGSRGRVVATGMGKSGHVARKIAATLASTGTPAFYVHPGEAGHGDLGMITEDDVVLALSYSGESDEVLMLLPVLKRQGNVLISMTGRPQSSLAKAADVHLDVSVPAEACPLALAPTSSTTASLAMGDALAVALLDARGFTADDFARSHPAGSLGRRLLLHITDVMHSGEDLPKVDAGASLSQALVEMSRKRLGMTAVVDAQGVLIGLFTDGDLRRALDTELDVRTAKIAEVMTRNPRTIGADQLAVEAARLMETHKINGLIVVDGEGRAVGALNIHDLLRARVV; this is translated from the coding sequence ATGGCCGAGTCCTCCCTGCCCCCCCGTTCCGTCGATCCTGCCGCCCTGGTGGCCAGCGGCCGCCGCGTGTTCGAGATCGAACAGCAGGCGCTGCAGGCCGTCGCCAGCGGGCTGGGCGAGGCATTCCAGCAGGCCTGCCAGGCCATCCTGGGAAGCCGCGGCCGGGTGGTCGCCACCGGCATGGGCAAGTCCGGCCATGTCGCCCGCAAGATCGCCGCCACCCTGGCCTCCACCGGCACCCCGGCCTTCTACGTGCACCCGGGCGAGGCCGGCCACGGCGACCTGGGCATGATCACCGAGGACGATGTGGTGCTGGCGCTGTCCTATTCGGGCGAATCGGACGAGGTGCTGATGCTGCTGCCGGTGCTCAAGCGCCAGGGCAACGTGTTGATTTCCATGACCGGACGGCCGCAGTCCAGCCTGGCCAAGGCCGCCGACGTGCACCTGGACGTGAGCGTGCCGGCCGAGGCCTGCCCGCTGGCGCTGGCGCCGACCTCCAGCACCACCGCCTCGCTGGCGATGGGCGATGCGCTGGCCGTCGCCCTGCTCGACGCGCGCGGCTTTACCGCGGACGACTTCGCCCGCTCGCACCCGGCCGGCAGCCTCGGCCGCCGCCTGCTGCTGCATATCACCGACGTGATGCACAGTGGCGAGGACCTGCCCAAGGTCGACGCCGGCGCCAGCCTCAGCCAGGCGCTGGTGGAGATGAGCCGCAAGCGGCTGGGCATGACCGCCGTGGTCGATGCCCAGGGCGTGCTGATCGGCCTGTTCACCGACGGCGACCTGCGCCGTGCGCTGGACACCGAACTGGACGTGCGCACGGCGAAGATCGCCGAGGTGATGACCCGCAACCCGCGCACCATCGGTGCCGACCAGCTGGCGGTGGAAGCCGCCCGGCTGATGGAAACCCACAAGATCAACGGCCTGATCGTGGTCGACGGCGAGGGCCGGGCGGTCGGCGCGCTGAACATTCATGACCTGTTGCGGGCCCGGGTGGTTTAA
- a CDS encoding RNA polymerase factor sigma-54 has protein sequence MKTRLQTSLGQQLVLTPQLQQAIKLLQMSTTELELEIAQAVESNPLLDWADSSDDGAGAGSDAGDDHGADSDAPPEPAQASGDDWAPAEQDWSNPGSSGSFDDDEDTGSAAERVAEVETLADHLLWQLHLSHLSMRDRSIGAALIDALEEDGYLREPLATIAETLLPAIHAGEDEILTVLHQVQRFDPVGVAARCLGECLRLQLDVLPTDTPGLALARQVAAGPLERLPRSGVAGLAHELKQPLAEVETAVALLRSLDPRPGTQIAPLAQDTYVVPDVVVWRQNGLWRAALAAHAGPKVIIHRGYEQMIRRCGEADAGYLRAQLQEARWLLKGLQARGETLLRVVHSLIHQQAGFLEFGEQALRPLTLREIAAELGLHESTVSRAIARKHVRTPRGTLPLRAFFASGIDTEGGGEASSTAIQAMIRRLIDDENPRKPLSDAKLADLLKTSGIPVARRTVAKYREAMNISASHERVRIA, from the coding sequence ATGAAGACTCGGCTGCAGACATCGTTGGGACAGCAGCTGGTGCTGACACCACAGCTGCAGCAGGCGATCAAGCTGCTGCAGATGTCCACCACCGAGCTGGAGCTGGAAATCGCCCAGGCGGTGGAAAGCAATCCCCTGCTGGACTGGGCCGACAGCAGCGATGACGGCGCCGGTGCGGGCAGCGATGCCGGCGATGACCACGGCGCCGACAGCGATGCACCGCCGGAGCCCGCGCAGGCCAGCGGCGACGACTGGGCCCCCGCCGAGCAGGACTGGAGCAATCCGGGCAGCAGCGGCAGTTTCGACGACGATGAAGACACCGGCAGCGCCGCCGAGCGCGTGGCCGAGGTCGAGACCCTGGCTGACCACCTGCTGTGGCAGCTGCACCTGTCGCATCTGTCGATGCGCGACCGCAGCATCGGTGCCGCGCTGATCGATGCGCTGGAGGAAGACGGTTACCTGCGCGAGCCGCTGGCGACCATCGCCGAGACCCTGCTGCCGGCCATCCACGCCGGTGAAGACGAGATCCTGACCGTGCTGCACCAGGTGCAGCGCTTCGACCCGGTGGGCGTGGCCGCACGCTGCCTGGGCGAATGCCTGCGGCTGCAGCTGGACGTGCTGCCCACCGACACCCCCGGCCTGGCCCTGGCCCGGCAGGTCGCCGCCGGACCGCTGGAGCGCCTGCCGCGCAGCGGCGTGGCCGGCCTGGCCCACGAACTGAAGCAGCCGCTGGCCGAGGTCGAGACCGCCGTCGCGCTGCTGCGCTCGCTCGACCCGCGCCCGGGTACCCAGATCGCGCCGCTGGCGCAGGACACCTACGTGGTGCCGGACGTGGTGGTATGGCGGCAGAACGGCCTCTGGCGCGCCGCGCTGGCCGCCCATGCCGGGCCCAAGGTGATCATCCACCGCGGCTACGAACAGATGATCCGCCGCTGCGGCGAAGCCGACGCCGGTTACCTGCGCGCCCAGCTGCAGGAAGCCCGCTGGCTGCTGAAGGGCCTGCAGGCGCGCGGCGAAACCCTGCTGCGCGTGGTGCACAGCCTGATCCACCAGCAGGCCGGTTTCCTCGAATTCGGTGAACAGGCGCTGCGCCCGCTGACCCTGCGCGAGATCGCCGCCGAACTGGGCCTGCACGAATCCACCGTCTCGCGGGCGATCGCCCGCAAGCACGTGCGTACGCCGCGCGGCACCCTGCCGCTGCGCGCGTTCTTTGCATCGGGCATCGACACCGAAGGCGGTGGCGAAGCATCCAGTACCGCCATCCAGGCGATGATCCGCCGCCTGATCGATGACGAAAACCCACGCAAGCCGCTTTCTGACGCCAAGCTGGCTGACCTGCTCAAAACGTCGGGAATCCCAGTAGCGCGGCGCACCGTGGCGAAGTATCGTGAGGCCATGAACATCTCCGCCTCGCACGAAAGGGTCAGAATCGCTTGA
- the raiA gene encoding ribosome-associated translation inhibitor RaiA, translated as MRIETFGKDVEVTPALQSYVEEKLARVGKHFDQHCEARVTLKLQKTEHHVDASLNIPGQTLHAEAGGQTMYAAIDVLADKLDRLVIKHKEKKQQHAPLPVGDNGG; from the coding sequence ATGCGCATCGAAACGTTTGGCAAAGATGTCGAAGTCACCCCGGCCCTGCAGTCGTATGTTGAAGAAAAGCTGGCCCGGGTCGGAAAGCACTTCGACCAGCACTGCGAAGCGCGGGTAACCCTCAAGCTGCAGAAGACCGAACACCACGTCGACGCCAGCCTCAATATTCCCGGCCAGACCCTGCATGCCGAAGCCGGCGGCCAGACCATGTATGCCGCCATCGACGTGCTGGCGGACAAGCTCGACCGCCTGGTGATCAAGCACAAGGAGAAAAAACAGCAGCACGCACCACTGCCGGTGGGCGACAATGGCGGCTGA
- a CDS encoding DUF3108 domain-containing protein, with translation MKNTPPLRKFLLLPFAVLACAAWAQTPPSAEPAPVVEAPAEPPLPALPAMAWEPPPLQPFSATYQAFYKGKEAGDATMQVTHTGGNQWRVDMQVVGRRGFASVLGLNLEQSTVFDVRNGVYAPLSQSTVRKGLFLGKKAVGTYNWETGTAQWTGDVKKDRAKPIPLQPGDQSALLLNLSLMRDARPGVAMHYRYVELGKVRQHDYQAAAQTENVEVGDLSYNALKVYRTNGGNNETILWIANGVPTPVRILQREDGEDRVDLRLIEYQGV, from the coding sequence ATGAAGAACACGCCCCCGTTGCGCAAATTCCTGCTGCTGCCGTTCGCCGTGCTCGCCTGTGCCGCCTGGGCGCAGACCCCGCCGTCGGCCGAACCGGCGCCCGTGGTGGAGGCACCGGCCGAACCGCCCCTGCCCGCGCTGCCGGCCATGGCCTGGGAACCGCCGCCGCTGCAGCCCTTCAGTGCCACCTACCAGGCCTTCTACAAGGGCAAGGAGGCCGGCGACGCAACCATGCAGGTGACCCACACCGGCGGCAACCAGTGGCGGGTGGACATGCAGGTGGTCGGCCGCCGCGGCTTTGCCAGCGTGCTCGGCCTGAACCTGGAGCAGAGCACCGTGTTCGACGTGCGCAATGGCGTCTACGCGCCGTTGAGCCAGAGCACCGTGCGCAAGGGCCTGTTCCTGGGCAAGAAAGCGGTGGGCACCTACAACTGGGAAACCGGCACCGCGCAGTGGACCGGCGATGTGAAGAAGGACCGCGCCAAACCCATTCCGCTGCAGCCCGGCGACCAGAGCGCGCTGCTGCTGAACCTGTCGCTGATGCGCGACGCCCGCCCCGGCGTGGCCATGCACTACCGCTACGTTGAACTGGGCAAGGTGCGCCAGCACGATTACCAGGCGGCCGCGCAGACCGAGAACGTGGAAGTCGGCGACCTGTCCTACAACGCGCTGAAGGTGTACCGCACCAACGGCGGCAACAACGAAACCATTCTGTGGATCGCCAACGGTGTCCCCACGCCGGTGCGCATCCTGCAACGCGAAGATGGCGAGGACCGTGTCGACCTGCGCCTGATCGAATACCAAGGAGTATGA
- the purM gene encoding phosphoribosylformylglycinamidine cyclo-ligase, giving the protein MTNTPSSAPSPLTYRDAGVDIDAGNELVERIKPLVKRSFRPEVMGGLGGFGALFDLSNKYREPVLVSGTDGVGTKLKLAHQLNRHDTIGIDLVAMCVNDVLVQGAEPLFFLDYFATGKLDIDTAAAVVGGIANGCTEAGCALIGGETAEMPDMYAPGEYDLAGFTVAAVEKSELKDGASVAAGDVLIGIASSGPHSNGYSLVRRIYDRAGQPADLELEDGVKLVDALMAPTRLYVKPILSLLKSHGAAIHGMAHITGGGLTENIIRVVPEGLGLDIQASAWPLPPVFQWLQKEGAVVDSEMWRTFNCGIGFVLIVAPEQVAAVSEAVQAQGLAHWPIGQVVTASGAERVRIA; this is encoded by the coding sequence GTGACCAACACCCCGTCTTCCGCCCCCTCCCCCCTCACCTACCGTGATGCGGGCGTCGACATCGACGCCGGCAACGAACTGGTCGAGCGGATCAAGCCCCTGGTCAAGCGCAGCTTCCGCCCGGAAGTGATGGGCGGCCTGGGCGGCTTCGGCGCCCTGTTCGACCTGTCCAACAAGTACCGCGAGCCGGTGCTGGTGTCGGGCACCGACGGCGTGGGCACCAAGCTGAAGCTGGCCCACCAGCTGAACCGCCACGATACGATCGGCATCGACCTGGTCGCCATGTGCGTCAACGACGTGCTGGTGCAGGGCGCCGAGCCGCTGTTCTTCCTGGACTATTTCGCCACCGGCAAGCTGGACATCGACACCGCCGCGGCGGTCGTGGGCGGCATCGCCAACGGCTGCACCGAGGCAGGCTGCGCGCTGATCGGCGGCGAAACCGCTGAAATGCCCGACATGTACGCCCCGGGCGAATACGACCTGGCCGGCTTCACCGTCGCTGCGGTCGAGAAGAGCGAACTGAAGGACGGCGCCAGCGTGGCCGCCGGCGACGTGCTGATCGGCATCGCCTCCTCCGGCCCGCATTCCAACGGCTACTCGCTGGTGCGCCGCATCTACGACCGCGCCGGCCAGCCGGCCGACCTGGAGCTGGAAGACGGGGTGAAGCTGGTCGATGCGCTGATGGCGCCGACCCGCCTGTACGTCAAGCCGATCCTGTCGCTGCTGAAGTCGCATGGCGCGGCCATCCACGGCATGGCCCACATCACCGGTGGTGGCCTGACCGAGAACATCATCCGCGTGGTGCCCGAAGGCCTGGGCCTGGACATCCAGGCCTCGGCCTGGCCGCTGCCGCCGGTGTTCCAGTGGCTGCAGAAGGAAGGCGCCGTCGTCGACAGCGAAATGTGGCGCACCTTCAACTGCGGCATCGGCTTCGTGCTGATCGTCGCCCCGGAGCAGGTCGCTGCCGTGTCCGAAGCCGTGCAGGCGCAGGGCCTGGCTCACTGGCCGATCGGCCAGGTGGTCACCGCCAGCGGCGCCGAGCGCGTCCGCATTGCCTGA
- the murA gene encoding UDP-N-acetylglucosamine 1-carboxyvinyltransferase: MAKIVVTGGAALHGEVSISGAKNAVLPILCATLLADAPVEITNVPHLHDVVTTVKLLGELGAKVTIDQGTLSRGSAIVVDPRPVNQHVAPYELVKTMRASILVLGPLLARFGAAEVSLPGGCAIGSRPVDQHIKGLQALGADIVVENGFIKATAKRLKGGHFTFDMVSVTGTENVLMAAVLAEGTTILDNAAMEPEVTDLAHCLIALGAKIEGLGTARLVIEGVERLSGGRHEVLPDRIETGTFLVAAAMTGGKVTVNRARPNTMDAVLSKLVEAGATIETTEDSITLDMHGKRPKAVNLTTAPYPAFPTDMQAQFMALNCVADGVGVINETIFENRFMHVNELLRLGADIQVEGHTAIARGHERLSGAPVMATDLRASASLILAGLMADGETTIDRIYHLDRGYENIEEKLSSLGATIRRVP, translated from the coding sequence ATGGCCAAGATCGTTGTGACCGGCGGCGCTGCGCTGCACGGTGAAGTGAGCATCTCCGGCGCGAAGAACGCCGTCCTCCCCATCCTCTGCGCGACCCTGCTGGCCGATGCGCCGGTGGAGATCACCAACGTGCCGCACCTGCACGACGTGGTCACCACGGTGAAGCTGCTGGGCGAACTGGGCGCCAAGGTCACCATCGACCAGGGCACCCTGTCGCGCGGCAGCGCGATCGTGGTCGACCCGCGCCCGGTCAACCAGCACGTGGCCCCCTACGAGCTGGTCAAGACCATGCGCGCCTCGATCCTGGTGCTGGGCCCGCTGCTGGCCCGCTTCGGCGCGGCCGAAGTGTCGCTGCCCGGCGGCTGCGCGATCGGTTCGCGCCCCGTCGACCAGCACATCAAGGGCCTGCAGGCGCTGGGTGCGGACATCGTGGTCGAGAACGGCTTCATCAAGGCCACCGCCAAGCGCCTGAAGGGTGGCCATTTCACCTTCGACATGGTCAGCGTCACCGGCACCGAGAACGTGCTGATGGCGGCCGTGCTGGCCGAGGGCACCACCATCCTCGACAACGCCGCGATGGAACCGGAAGTGACCGATCTGGCGCACTGCCTGATCGCGCTGGGCGCGAAGATCGAGGGCCTGGGCACCGCCCGCCTGGTCATCGAAGGCGTCGAGCGCCTGTCCGGTGGCCGCCACGAAGTGCTGCCCGACCGCATCGAAACCGGCACCTTCCTGGTGGCCGCAGCGATGACCGGCGGCAAGGTGACCGTGAACCGCGCGCGCCCGAACACCATGGACGCCGTGCTGTCCAAGCTGGTCGAGGCTGGTGCGACGATCGAGACCACCGAAGACAGCATCACCCTGGACATGCACGGCAAGCGGCCGAAGGCGGTCAACCTGACCACCGCGCCGTACCCGGCGTTCCCGACCGACATGCAGGCGCAGTTCATGGCGCTCAACTGCGTGGCCGATGGCGTAGGCGTGATCAACGAAACGATCTTCGAGAACCGTTTCATGCACGTCAACGAACTGCTGCGCCTCGGCGCGGACATCCAGGTGGAAGGCCACACCGCCATTGCCCGCGGCCACGAGCGCCTGAGCGGTGCGCCGGTGATGGCCACCGACCTGCGCGCGTCGGCGTCGCTGATCCTGGCCGGCCTGATGGCCGACGGCGAGACCACCATCGACCGCATCTACCACCTCGACCGTGGCTACGAGAACATCGAAGAGAAGCTGTCTTCGCTCGGTGCCACCATCCGGCGCGTGCCATGA
- a CDS encoding BolA family protein: protein MDADTIRNLIETGLPGARADVRGDDGVHFEATVVCEAFAGKMPLARHRMVYATLGDLMGGAIHALALKTVTPAEAG from the coding sequence TTGGACGCCGACACCATCCGCAACCTGATCGAAACCGGCCTGCCGGGCGCCCGCGCCGACGTGCGCGGTGACGATGGCGTGCACTTCGAAGCGACCGTGGTCTGTGAGGCCTTTGCCGGCAAGATGCCGCTGGCCCGCCACCGGATGGTCTATGCCACCCTGGGCGACCTGATGGGCGGCGCGATCCACGCGCTGGCGCTGAAAACCGTGACCCCGGCCGAAGCCGGCTGA
- the lptA gene encoding lipopolysaccharide transport periplasmic protein LptA, protein MKIPFAALLAFGLLVPAFAQAKSTDRNEPMNIDAGAQAGNLTGDGKTTLSQGVVITQGSLDLRSSEAEIYMKDGEAVRAVFTGKQAKMKQQLDDGTWMDAVADKIDYDIKTEIITLTGNYKVTSARGTNAGQRMVYNTRTGEMNSGGDGSRVRTVIPPKNKTPAAQPAAGSKK, encoded by the coding sequence ATGAAGATTCCCTTTGCTGCCCTGCTCGCCTTCGGTCTGCTGGTTCCTGCCTTCGCGCAGGCCAAGTCCACCGACCGCAACGAGCCCATGAACATCGATGCCGGCGCACAGGCCGGCAACCTCACCGGGGATGGCAAGACCACCCTGTCGCAGGGGGTGGTCATCACCCAGGGCTCGCTGGACCTGCGTTCGTCCGAGGCCGAGATCTACATGAAGGACGGCGAAGCCGTGCGTGCCGTGTTCACCGGCAAGCAGGCCAAGATGAAGCAGCAGCTCGACGACGGCACCTGGATGGATGCGGTGGCCGACAAGATCGACTACGACATCAAGACCGAGATCATCACCCTCACCGGCAACTACAAGGTGACCAGCGCGCGCGGTACCAATGCCGGCCAGCGCATGGTCTACAACACCCGTACCGGCGAAATGAATTCCGGTGGCGACGGCAGCCGCGTGCGTACCGTCATTCCGCCCAAGAACAAGACGCCTGCGGCGCAGCCGGCGGCCGGGAGCAAGAAGTAA